TGCAAGGAGGGTTAAAACGAGCAAGACGGACCAAACATGATCCAGCAGTCTGCCTCATGCTCTCCTGTTTCCCAGCTGCCTTGTAAATATAGCAGAGGTTGCTTATCAAATCTTGGGTAGTGAAACGGGTGGTCCAATAAGCTCCTTGACTGCAGATGTTTTCTATTGTTCTTAACGCGTAGAGCTGAGTCAGGTCATCTTCTCCTTTGCGTAAGATAGATGATACAAGAGAGATCAAGGCACTTGAAACCTAGTTCcagaaaaaagaatattttcaaaCAGGAATCAATGAAAATATAAGAACACTAACATTAAGCAATGTACTTTGGTCCATGAGTACAACACCATCAACATCAAAAGCCAAATTAAGAGTAACAATCCGGAAATGCTGACCTGCCAAACCGACGTGGACAGGGTTTCTTTGGATGGGGATTCTGTTGGTTTGAAATCTTTATGCTCATTTTGAGTTGAGATGTAGAATAACAATTCACCTAGAGCTGCCATAGAGAACCTTCTCACTTTTTCATGCTTGTCTCTAAGGCCATTGGTAAGAGAGTCTAAAATACCAGAACTTGCCAACTCATCTTCAATAGCAGTAGAATGCCGAATTAACAAACCAATTAGTGAAGCAATTGGTACACGAAACGCTGGGGTCTTGGATAATCGCAGAACTTTAACAAGCACAAGCATTATTGGCCCGTTGGTCAAGATGTTGGCTGCATCAGCATTGGTACTCAATGTCTCCAGGTATCTGATCAAATTCTGCTTCTCTGAGATGCCAGCACTACTCCCACTTAGGACTGTTATGATTCTATTGTTAAGCGGTTCAAGTTCTTGCTTTCCCATCTTAACAAAATCAGAAGGCTGTGGTGCTTCGAAGGAGAGAGACGGCACTGCTTCTTTGTCAGATTTTCTGCTGGGCATGACGGGTCTAACAGAAAGATCAGATAAATGCCAAAGGACGTCACTGAGGCTATTAGGTGTTTTAGACGAGTCATGGTGAACAGTAATCCCAGAAACTTCTCTTCCTCTATGAGTTTTAACTTGAGGACTAGCACTAGGTAGCGCAGCTGGCACTTCAATAGGTTCTGACTGCTCTTCCTGGCAATCTCTGCCTTCACTCGAGGTTGGGATTCCATTTGCAGACGAATTCTCATCAGGCACACTTTTGCTCCTAACTCCTTGTCTTCGGTGGCTCTCATTTTGACTCAAAACTCTTTCATCTTGTGCACAAGAGGTGTTCTCATTTCCTTCTGATTCATCTGGACAATCCTCATCATTGTCTTCATCAAAATCAAGTTCCATATCAGTGTTATCGATCTTCACTTCAGCACAGTTCTCGTTGCTATTAGGTAAATGTCTCCTGTAGTTTTCCTTCTCATTTTCCTTTTGGAGATTTGCCTTTGCTATCCTTGACAATCTTAGAATATTCACCTGTCTGTGACCCGGACGACCTCCATGCTTTTCCTCAGTTGCTTTACTAGGACGCTTTGCTTGAGTTTTTAAACCACCGGGAGTACCCTTTTGTGGCTTCTCATGGCCCCTTGAACCTTGAGTGGAGTTTTCCTTGTGCTTTGAACCACCTTTTGGATCTTTCTCCCGAGACTTTGGAGGGGTCTTGCATGGTCTGTCTCCGTTATGCTCAGAAAGACATGGCTTTGTGTATATGCCAATCATATTATCAAAAGCAGGCTGAGGAGGCAACTGTACAAAATTTATCTTACTCTTCCAAAATGCATGGCCACAGAGATCTGCCCATTGTATTCTTTGGGCTGGGTCTTTGATAAGAAGAGACTCAATGAGATTGACAAATGAACGGCTTGCATTTCCAGGGAGTGGAGGAGTTGGATCTGAATGAATAGATTTCACAAGCTGGGTGAACTCTCTTGCCACAAAGGGAGGTCTCCCTGTGTAACATTCATATAACACACAGCCAAGGGCCCATAGGTCAGAGGCAAAAGAATGAACCCCACCATCTTCATACAGTTCTGGAGCCATATAATACGGAGTTCCACGTTTTCCCTGATCCAAGTTTCCGATGTCATTTGAGGTCATAGATTCACTGACACTGTAAAGCCTATATAGAAAAAATGGATACACAAATCTTTACCGTGGACGGAGATTTAGAAATATCATCTAGCTTCCTTGCCAACCCAAAATCACACAGCTGCAACACAAAGAAATAAGATGTCGATTAAAGCAAATAAACTACACACCTGCATAGATAGACAGACAGCAACAGGCTTACCTTAATATGTCCATTTTCATCAAGTAAAATGTTTGATGGTTTCAGATCACAATATGTAATTCCTTTCGAATGCAAAAACCTTGAAATTTCCGGAAGATAATTTGTTTATaagagaacatttttttttaagatgcaCCTAGAGGTAGTGTGAAACAGGTAAGAAAAGGATCTTACAGCAGGGCTGTGACAAGATCATAGGCAAGACCATAGACTGAATCTTCTGGCAGCTTACAGTCCTACAGAACAAGTGagtttcagaaagaaaaaaactgtgAGATACCATCAAGAACACAGTTGAATGTAGAGAAGCAATACCTGCTGCAATAACGTCCTGAGATCACCCCCAACGCAGTATTCCAGAACTAACCACATGTGAGCAGAAGTTTCGTACCTGAGAACCACAACAAGACGATAATCAGAAACAAGTTTGACATAGAGAGCCAGATCATTTGTTTAGACAGTAGCTAAGAGTTTACCAAGCATAGAACTTGAGTACGTTTGGATGATTTAGCGAGTGAAGGATCCTGACCTGAAAAAAGAGGTGAAAACAATTCAAATACCAAATCAGTTCGAAAACTCATTCGGCCTTTAGATTCCACAAACATATCATCCAGAAATAGAAACTTAAGATCCATAACTGATTAATCTAGAGTGAATCCGTGTCACTATTCAGAGACCAGATCAATGAAATCAAGCATTCAATCTCAGGTAACCGAAGCACGAAATCACAGGTATCGTACCTCTTGAAGAACTTTGCTCTTGCGCGACTTGTCGACACTCTTGCAGGCAAAATACTcgatcgtcttcttcttccttcctttGTACACAGTCTGCATCGAGAAACGAATGGATTTgaacaaaaataacaaacactACAGAAGCAAAGATTATCAGGCATTTTACCGAGCATTTGCCATGCCCAATAGCTTCGTATATGTGGTACTGGTTCATCCTCAAAGCTTCCACACTCGCCTGAGATCCGATTCGGAAGCTTCCAAGCTCCAGAGAGAATTAATGGCAGTTGCTGAATCGATCTGGTAAGAatgagaaacagagagagagaggggggaAATGGTGGAGAGAAAAAAAACTggcaattttcaaaattcaaaccctaagGAGAAATGGACAAATTTAGgataattttgattaatatattttgaaaataaaaaaattaccgGAATTTAAAATGAGAAACTGGGCCTGTTGGGCCCATTAATCCTCCTTCTCTATGAGATATTTCCCGCCGAAATGAATTGGGTAAAGGGCTTTTTTACCCGCCGTGAAAAAAAGGGGAAAGCGGAAAACCGAGTAGCGCAAAACTGTAAACAGGGAGTGAAAtttagtgaacaaaaaaaaaaaagagagtgaaATTATTCGTTCTCCTCCGAAGACGACGGAACACTTCGTCACAATTCTCTCCGGAATCGGCCTCGTAGACAGTGTGAGCTTCTTAATCACCTTTCTCCTTCCTTATCCGGCGAAACTCACCGCCGATATATTCGATTTAGTCTCTGTTGTTGCTTAATCCTGATTgaatattatttagtatattaTTATACTTTTCTGGATTATATTTATATCGCTTTATATGGTTCTCTTAGCATTGGGTATTATATTACTCTCTATATCATAATACATTGCTAGAGTTTAGGGGTTTACAAAATTTTCAGTTGTTtacttcttcttgtcttgtctttaaagttttactctttttatttaCGCTGTTTGTTTCATTGTTGCTAGTGAAAAGGATTGAACTTTATCAAGTAGAAAATCACAATGGAGGAGCCACTCAAGGCTAAAACTGTCGTGGAAAAGACTAATCTTGCTGGTGCTCCAGAGCTTGATCCTTGTGGTGTCGAACAGGATCCACGTCACCACGgtgagaagagaaagagggaagGATTGGTGAGTGGAGAAAGAGAAGCTGAAGAATTTATTTTAGTTGGTGACACCAAggctataaaaaaaattggtggtTTTGATGGAGGAGAGCAGTCTCAGTCTCAGAGGTCTTTGTTTAGCAAGCGACAGGCTTTCGAGGAGGGGCAAAGCAACACGAATCTTAAAGGGTCTTTAGTAAAGCA
This genomic stretch from Raphanus sativus cultivar WK10039 chromosome 3, ASM80110v3, whole genome shotgun sequence harbors:
- the LOC108843996 gene encoding serine/threonine-protein kinase RUNKEL, giving the protein MNQYHIYEAIGHGKCSTVYKGRKKKTIEYFACKSVDKSRKSKVLQEVRILHSLNHPNVLKFYAWYETSAHMWLVLEYCVGGDLRTLLQQDCKLPEDSVYGLAYDLVTALLFLHSKGITYCDLKPSNILLDENGHIKLCDFGLARKLDDISKSPSTGKRGTPYYMAPELYEDGGVHSFASDLWALGCVLYECYTGRPPFVAREFTQLVKSIHSDPTPPLPGNASRSFVNLIESLLIKDPAQRIQWADLCGHAFWKSKINFVQLPPQPAFDNMIGIYTKPCLSEHNGDRPCKTPPKSREKDPKGGSKHKENSTQGSRGHEKPQKGTPGGLKTQAKRPSKATEEKHGGRPGHRQVNILRLSRIAKANLQKENEKENYRRHLPNSNENCAEVKIDNTDMELDFDEDNDEDCPDESEGNENTSCAQDERVLSQNESHRRQGVRSKSVPDENSSANGIPTSSEGRDCQEEQSEPIEVPAALPSASPQVKTHRGREVSGITVHHDSSKTPNSLSDVLWHLSDLSVRPVMPSRKSDKEAVPSLSFEAPQPSDFVKMGKQELEPLNNRIITVLSGSSAGISEKQNLIRYLETLSTNADAANILTNGPIMLVLVKVLRLSKTPAFRVPIASLIGLLIRHSTAIEDELASSGILDSLTNGLRDKHEKVRRFSMAALGELLFYISTQNEHKDFKPTESPSKETLSTSVWQVSSALISLVSSILRKGEDDLTQLYALRTIENICSQGAYWTTRFTTQDLISNLCYIYKAAGKQESMRQTAGSCLVRLARFNPPCIQTVVEKLSLREIASSFVKGSAREQQICLNLLNMAMIGSHTFPSFGRHLLTLAEEKNIFPSLLSIVEQGTEVLRGKAVLFVALLCKNSKRWLTNFFCNTRFLPVVDRLAKEKDSYVQQCLEAFVNVIASIIPGLLDTITSDIQQLMTGRRHAPVSPLNSRAAPKTNVHLFPVVLHLLGSSSFKNKMLSQQILRQLANLTKLVEASFQGRDDFRTTLLQVLECIAEDAPVVTQNAEIIIREILPSLAAVYNGNKDGDARFLCLKIWFDTMTILLTECTEVEQQTSEDLKSISNSHFLPLYPALIQDEDPIPSYAQKLLLMLVEFDYIKISSILHQNTVSQCFEFLLGDLSNANVNNVKLCLALASAPEMETKLLSQLKVVRRIGNLLEFVNAKDMEDFLEVTLSLCRAFLLRSLGNKRELGSNYTKEPTLLSEASFTFEVDPQECIKDIADFGSNICLFLDLAALDDTSSIAVADIASECVVLLFKAASREATTGFLTNLPKITPILDSWRRRKSTETQLLVLNRILHCLGYACKQYLSQGMILSISGHDVHKINAIVSEIKNSDFAGLYNVASLVAMELQRLPPR